In one Rutidosis leptorrhynchoides isolate AG116_Rl617_1_P2 chromosome 8, CSIRO_AGI_Rlap_v1, whole genome shotgun sequence genomic region, the following are encoded:
- the LOC139862939 gene encoding S-adenosylmethionine synthase 2-like, with translation METFLFTSESVNEGHPDKLCDQVSDAILDACLEQDPESKVACETCTKTNMVMVFGEITTKATVDYEKIVRDTCREIGFVSADVGLDADNCKVLVNIEQQSPDIAQGVHGHLTKKPEEIGAGDQGHMFGYATDETPELMPLTHVLATKLGAKLTEVRKNNTCPWLRPDGKTQVTVEYHNDNGAMVPTRVHTVLISTQHDETVTNDQIAADLKEHVIKPVIPAQYLDDNTIFHLNPSGRFVIGGPHGDAGLTGRKIIIDTYGGWGAHGGGAFSGKDPTKVDRSGAYIVRQAAKSIVASKLARRCIVQVSYAIGVAEPLSVFVDTYKTGTIPDKDILALIKENFDFRPGMMAINLDLKRGGNFRYQKTAAYGHFGRDDPDFTWETVKVLKPKA, from the coding sequence ATGGAGACCTTCCTATTTACATCTGAATCTGTCAACGAGGGACACCCCGACAAACTCTGCGATCAAGTCTCAGATGCCATTCTTGATGCTTGCCTAGAACAAGATCCTGAAAGCAAGGTTGCCTGTGAGACATGCACCAAGACCAACATGGTCATGGTCTTCGGTGAGATCACCACCAAGGCTACCGTAGACTACGAGAAGATTGTTCGTGACACGTGCAGAGAAATCGGATTTGTTTCCGCTGATGTCGGTCTTGATGCTGACAACTGCAAGGTCTTGGTCAACATTGAACAACAGAGCCCCGATATCGCCCAGGGTGTTCACGGACATCTTACCAAAAAGCCGGAGGAAATCGGTGCCGGTGACCAAGGTCACATGTTTGGGTATGCTACCGATGAAACACCCGAACTTATGCCTTTAACCCATGTCCTTGCAACCAAGCTTGGTGCTAAGTTAACCGAAGTGAGAAAGAACAACACTTGCCCATGGTTAAGGCCGGACGGTAAGACCCAAGTGACCGTTGAGTACCATAACGACAACGGTGCAATGGTCCCCACCAGGGTTCACACCGTTCTTATCTCCACCCAACACGATGAAACAGTAACAAACGACCAAATCGCTGCTGATCTTAAGGAACATGTGATCAAGCCAGTTATCCCGGCTCAGTACCTTGATGACAACACCATTTTTCACTTGAACCCATCGGGCAGATTTGTGATCGGTGGTCCCCATGGAGATGCAGGTCTTACCGGAAGGAAGATCATCATTGACACCTACGGAGGATGGGGGGCCCACGGAGGTGGTGCTTTTTCGGGTAAAGATCCAACTAAGGTGGACAGGAGTGGTGCTTACATCGTTAGGCAAGCAGCTAAAAGTATCGTAGCTTCAAAACTTGCGCGCAGGTGCATTGTTCAGGTTTCTTATGCTATTGGTGTGGCTGAGCCATTATCAGTGTTTGTTGACACGTACAAGACTGGAACAATCCCGGATAAGGATATCCTTGCCCTTATCAAGGAGAACTTTGACTTTAGGCCAGGGATGATGGCTATCAATCTTGACCTTAAACGAGGTGGCAACTTCAGGTACCAGAAAACTGCTGCGTATGGTCATTTTGGTCGTGATGACCCTGACTTCACCTGGGAGACCGTCAAGGTTCTCAAGCCCAAAGCTTGA